Part of the Arcobacter sp. F155 genome, ATGGGTTGTTTATTTAGTTTGGTTAACTGGACTTATAAACGAAAATATTGTTCTAATTTCAATGATTATCATTGGATATCTTTTAAACTCAAAACTTAAAATTAGACATCCATAGATGAATCAAGTTACTGCTATTGACTTGGGCTCTAACTCTTTTAGAGTCCTAATCTACGATTGTTTAAATAATAAAGTACTTGGTGAACACAATGAAGTTGTAGGTATGGCTGATGGTTTATCTGAAACAAATTGTATTTCAAATGAAGCTCAACAAAGAGTAGTAGATGCGATTAACACTTCTTCTGAAAAGCTAGGATATGACCCAAGTAAAGCTATTTGCGTTACAACTGCTGCAATGAGATTAGCTAATAACTCAACAGAGGTTCTATCTTACTTCAAAAAACAAACAGGTGCACAATTTAAAATTATTGATGGGAAAGAGGAAGCTAGACTTACACTTTTAGCTGTAAAGTATGCTTTAAAAAGAGAAAAAATCAACTCTTCAAAATTTATTTTACTTGATATTGGTGGTGGTTCTACTGAAATAATTGTTAGTGATGAAGATGAGTCTATTTCCCATAGCTTTAATTTTGGAATAGTTACTTTAACTCAAAAGTATGATAATTATGAAGATTTAAATAAAGAGCTACAAGCCCACAAAAAAGATATTAAAAACTTTTTAGAAGAGAATAGTGTAGATACAAAAGATTATACCTTTGTGGCTACTGCTGGGACTCCAACTACAATTGCAGCAATAAAACTTGGGCAAGACTTCTTTCACTATGATAAAGATGCTGTAAATGGTACAAAAATTAAAATAAAAGATTTAGATGAGTGTTTAGAGCTTTTTAGAAACTCTTCAACTTCTACAATTACAAAACTTGTAGGACGTGGTAGAGTCGAGTTTATTGAAGTTGGTGTTTATATTTATAAAACTATATTTGAAGTATTAGATAAAAAAGAGTCTATAGTTTTAGATGATGGTTTAAGAGAGGGTGTAGCTATTAACTCTTGTTTACTTAGATAATAGTCTTACACTTTGCTCTTGCATAATATTTGCTTGTGAAGCAGCTAAATATCCCATATTTGCTGTGACATTTGTTTTAGAGAAGTCATTCATCTCTTGACCAAAATTTATTTCTTCACCTTTTTTTAGGTTCTGCATATTAAGTTTTGATAGCTCCACTTGAGTAGAGATAGAATCCCTTGCACTTGATTCAAGTTTTCCACCTAAATCATTGAATTGATCCTTATACCCTTGAATCTCTTTTTGAGCTAATGCAACTTGCTCTTTTGTTAGGTTTAATGCATCTTCATTGTTAAAATCATTTCTACTAAACTCTTGAGCAAGAGAGTTTGCTATTTGAGGAGTGTTTGGTTTATCAATAGAGTGATAAGCCTCTTTAGTAGAAATTGTAACTGCTAAATTCTCTTCATAGTCATCAAGAGCAATTAGGTTTTCTCTTTGATATTTTGTTTGAAAAGCTTCTTCTTTAAAGTTCATAAGCTCTTTATTTAAATCATTTTTTATTTCATTTTTATTTTGAGTATTCTCATCTAAAGAGTTAAGTTTCTCTTGAATATTATTTAATATCTCTTCTTGTTTATTTAAACCATTTTCAGCTACTTTTGTTATAGCAATCCCAGTATTAAAGGACTGTAAAGATTCTGAAAGTTCATCTCTCTTTTGATTATAGTCATTAATTGTTAGATGTAAAAAGTCACTACTAGTGTCTTGAACTTTTGAGGACCCATTAGCTTTATTAAGTTGATAATCAGAAGAACTATTTAACGAAGCAATATTATTGTTTACATTATTAATATCCATCAAAACCTCTTAAAGTAGATTAATTATTATACATTTTACCAAAAAAATAATAAATCTAAGCTAAACTTAAAATTAATCATAAAATTGCTTATTAAACTGCTATTAATCAATACTTCTGTATAATCTTTGATTATTTTATAAAAGGAAAAGACAATGAGAATAACTGGCGCAAAAATGGTTACAGAATCATTAAAAGAGGAAGGGGTAGATGTAGTATTTGGATACCCTGGTGGCGCTATTATGAATGTCTATGACGAAATTTATAAGCAGAGTTTTTTTCAACATATTTTAACTAGACACGAGCAAGCAGCAATTCATGCTGCTGAAGGTTTTGCGAAATCTACTGGTAAAGTAGGTGTTGCTATTGTAACAAGTGGACCTGGTTTCACAAATGCAGTAACAGGACTAGCAGATGCATATATGGATTCAGTTCCAATGGTTGTTATCTCAGGACAAGTTCCAACAACAATCATAGGTACAGATGGATTCCAAGAAATAGATGCAGTTGGTATTAGTAGACCATGTACAAAACATAACTATCTAGTAAATGATATTAAAGATTTACCAAGAATTATAAAAGAGGCATTTCATATAGCAGCAACGGGAAGACCTGGTCCTGTCCATATTGATATTCCTAAAGATATTACAGCAGAGGTTGCTAACTTTGAATATCCTAAAGAAGTGGATATTCCAACATACAAACCTACAGTTAATTACAATAAAAGACAATTAAAAAAGGCAATGGATGCAATTGCAAAATCTAAAAAGCCTTTATTATACGTTGGTGGTGGTGCAATTTTAGCAAATTGTGCTTATGAGATTAGAGAGTTTGCAAAAATGACAAACATTCCTGTTGTTGAAACACTTATGGCTAGAGGTGTTATGGGTGATGAGAATGATTTATTCATGGGAATGTTAGGTATGCATGGAGAGTTTGCAGCAAATATGGCAGCACATGATACTGATTGTATTATCTCTTTAGGTGCAAGATTTGATGATAGGGTTACAGGAAGACTTGATGAGTTTGCTAAAAAAGCAAAAGTAATTCATGTAGATGTTGACCCAACTTCAATTGGTAAATTAGTTGATACTAACTTTCCAATTGTTGGGGATTTAAAAGTTACTGTAGAAGGTATGATTGAAGCTGCAAAAGAGATGGAGTTTAATGAGTATACAAACTGGGTTTCTTTATTAAGAGACTATAGAGAAAAAGAGCCATTAAGATACCAAGACTCTGATGCTGTTATTAAACCTCAATGGGCTATTGAAAGAGTTGGTCAAACATTAGGTGAAAATGCAATTATCTCTACAGATGTTGGTCAACACCAAATGTGGACAGCACAGTTTTATCCATTCTCTTTCCCTAGACAATGGAATACTTCAGGTGGTTTAGGAACTATGGGATTCGGACTTCCTGGAGCAATGGGTGTTGCTAGAGGTAACCCAGACAAAGTATCTATTAACTTCACTGGTGATGGTTCAATTTTAATGAACATCCAAGAGTTAATGACTTGTGTTGAATACAATTTGCCAGTAATTAATATTATTCTAAATAATAACTATTTAGGAATGGTAAGACAATGGCAAACACTATTCTATGAAAATAGATTATCTGAAACAGATTTAAGTGCACAACCTGACTTTAAAAAGCTTGTAGAAGCATTTGGAGGAAATGGTTATAGAGTAACAACTAAAAAAGAGTTTGATGAAGCTCTAAAAGATGCAGTTGAAAAGAAAAAACCTGCAATGATTGATGTTATTGTAGCAAGAGATGAGATTGTATTACCAATGGTTCCAAA contains:
- a CDS encoding exopolyphosphatase, whose translation is MNQVTAIDLGSNSFRVLIYDCLNNKVLGEHNEVVGMADGLSETNCISNEAQQRVVDAINTSSEKLGYDPSKAICVTTAAMRLANNSTEVLSYFKKQTGAQFKIIDGKEEARLTLLAVKYALKREKINSSKFILLDIGGGSTEIIVSDEDESISHSFNFGIVTLTQKYDNYEDLNKELQAHKKDIKNFLEENSVDTKDYTFVATAGTPTTIAAIKLGQDFFHYDKDAVNGTKIKIKDLDECLELFRNSSTSTITKLVGRGRVEFIEVGVYIYKTIFEVLDKKESIVLDDGLREGVAINSCLLR
- a CDS encoding acetolactate synthase large subunit gives rise to the protein MRITGAKMVTESLKEEGVDVVFGYPGGAIMNVYDEIYKQSFFQHILTRHEQAAIHAAEGFAKSTGKVGVAIVTSGPGFTNAVTGLADAYMDSVPMVVISGQVPTTIIGTDGFQEIDAVGISRPCTKHNYLVNDIKDLPRIIKEAFHIAATGRPGPVHIDIPKDITAEVANFEYPKEVDIPTYKPTVNYNKRQLKKAMDAIAKSKKPLLYVGGGAILANCAYEIREFAKMTNIPVVETLMARGVMGDENDLFMGMLGMHGEFAANMAAHDTDCIISLGARFDDRVTGRLDEFAKKAKVIHVDVDPTSIGKLVDTNFPIVGDLKVTVEGMIEAAKEMEFNEYTNWVSLLRDYREKEPLRYQDSDAVIKPQWAIERVGQTLGENAIISTDVGQHQMWTAQFYPFSFPRQWNTSGGLGTMGFGLPGAMGVARGNPDKVSINFTGDGSILMNIQELMTCVEYNLPVINIILNNNYLGMVRQWQTLFYENRLSETDLSAQPDFKKLVEAFGGNGYRVTTKKEFDEALKDAVEKKKPAMIDVIVARDEIVLPMVPNGHALNEMTLLGDSNE